From Dermacentor albipictus isolate Rhodes 1998 colony chromosome 8, USDA_Dalb.pri_finalv2, whole genome shotgun sequence:
aaaatcAGCGTGGTGAATACTGAGAAAaacattttttcagtttttcagcGTATTTAGACAGGAGCTCCCGTGCCTAAGCTTGCCCTTAGAGGGCCCCTCACCATGTCCCAGTGCAAAGTTTAGTTATACGCTGGAAGCTGTGTTAAACGCCATCAAAGGAGCGTTTCactgaaataatttttcaaattggttgaTTATTGTAGGAGCTGGAAGAAATCGACTGTCCTGCTACCATGCCGCCGGTGAGGCGAGTGTCACTGCCACGGAAACATTCTGCCCCTCTGCCTCTCGTAGCATTTTCAACTGGTGTACCCTCCCTCTTCTCTCGTACCAGAGCCGAAGGATGTATTGCAGTGTCAAGCCCTGCCTCCTCTTTTTTTTAACCCCTTTTTGCGACGTGCCTTCTGCATTGGATTATTAGTCCTGGTAAGCGACAAAACACACACTGCAAAGAGGCATTTGTGTGTGTGACCGTGACTCTTTCCGAGTGCGGGTTTCttcgagagagagggagaggagggCACGCAGTGTTTGGTTTTAAATTTTAGCTGTTCTTGCGGGAGCGCAGCactgtaatactttgcagatgTGATCATCCGTGCATCATGTCTACTTGTTTGTCTGTTTAAATTGGCCAAACCTGGGGAGGGGCGGCTCTGCtaattttccttccttcctttttttttcctttttgagtGCTTCTGTCTCTCAGTTTTACCACCTGCCCGTTTCCTCTCTGCAGATCAAGAGCCCATCCACGGCCACCTACTTTACCAACCGGGCGCTATGCTACCTCAAGCTCCAGCAATGGGAGCTGGCGTGCCAGGACTGCCGGCGCGCGCTCGACCTGGACCCCAGCTCGGTCAAGGGCCATTTCTTCCTCGGTCAGGCACTGCAGGAGATGGACAACTACGACGAAGCCGTCAAGTACCTGCAGAGGGGTGAGTCACCCGCTCCTCAGTTTCATTTTTGACCCAGTCGCAACGAGCAAGCCATCGTGAGCGAGTTCTATTGAAAGTAACTTCCCAAATCTTTCTTTGCTCTTTCTctggctgtgttccaatactcgccgttAGTGGCAAAGTAGACAGCTAATTGAACAGTCGCCATCTTAAGTCTGATTCCAATTGTGACGAAAGCGTCAaagaagacagcatcgaagtcaagAACGATGCAGGCTACCTTACTGTCAAACAAGACGGCAGCTGAACAGAAAGCTTGGAAACTCAACAGGAAGGTTTGCCTGCACACAAGAAAAGAAGTCATGCTTTCCTATGGGCTTAATGTAAGCTACATTGTGTTTTCATAAGTTGGCACATGTAAAGTACTAAAATAGTGCATTTCATAGCCATTTCTTGTCCTCTCATGGTGGCGTCGCGTCGTAGTGAAGTCTTCGGGCGGTTTCAAATGCATTCCATTACTTGCACTCAGAGCCGTCTTATTAGCCATCTGCCTGGCCCGTCTCTTATTCTGGCCAGAATTAAAACGCACCTTTTCAAGATGAAACTTGTTTTTGTGTATAAATATACTTCTTGCTGGGCTCGTTGCTGAAGTGCAGCTATTAGAAGAGTGGCCACCAATTAACAAACATGCACAGATGATGTATAGATAGGATGAGCGACGCTACCGACTGTTTAATTAGGCCTTCGAAATTCATCCATATAGTAGTTCCTGCCTGTTTTTCATCTGTTGCCTTGTGGTGCTACACATGTCCTCCAGCTATTGTGTGCAGTGTAGAGGCAAATTTTTGGAGGCGTAATGGAGCAGTTGCTGTCGCTTGACCTGTCTGCACTTCATCTGTGTTTGTGTGTCAATTGCACTCCACTTTTAATAACTATGTTTTTACGCAGTGTGCTGTTGTGTGCAGCAGTAGCTGTTATCTGCGCACTCCCCTGGTTATGTTGATGCCCACCGATGTCCAACGCTGGAATCCCAAAGTATTTCACTAGAATGACTAAAGGTTTAGCAGGTTGGTAGGAATTCATGCTACAGAAAGACAGGTGTGCAAACATGGTTTTACGAGTAGAACGAGGAACAGAACGCAAGCACCCGTTATCAAGTGAGAGGCCGCACGATGGCAGAAGAGAAGGAGGACACGAAACTTATCTTCACGTGCTCAAGTATAGGCATCACCAACGCACCAGTCatggacgcacgcacgcactcgtGAAAGGTAACCGTTAAGGTGTGACGATTCCTCTTTATGTAATCGAGGGCTGACTTAAGCATGTGCTACCACTGTTAACGGTACACCAAGCCTTGACCGTAATGCGTGCTTCTGGATTCTTATGTCCAAACAGAACTGTACTGTCTACAAATTTCAGAGCGCATTTGCAATTTTGACTGCGTAGTGAAAGGTTAGACCATGTGCCACAGGCAAATGAACGTTTATGCTTGGTTACGCATGCTCTGCCAGTATAGTATGAGGCAGTAAATAAACGGAAAAAAGAGTTCAACGCAAGGACTTTTCCGTGATTGTCTGTTGTTTTTTCGTCTTTGTCTGTTGTTCCACTGACAGGTCACGAACAAATTCTTTGTTGACCTTGTGCAGCCAACGACCTGGCCCGTGAGCAGAAGCTCAACTTTGGGGACGACATCGCGTGCCAGCTGCGGCTGGCGCGCAAGCGTCGCTGGCAGCTCATCGAGGAGAAGCGGCTGCAGCAGGAGATCGAGCTGCAGACCTACCTCAACCAGCTGATCCTGCTCGACAAGCAGAAGTGCGTCGCGCTGCGGTCGGCCACGAAAAGTTTGCGGGACACGGGATTCACGAGAAAGTGGAATTCTCGCAAAATATCTGCACATAGTTTCGAATTCAAAATCTCTGTCTGTCGTTGCGTCTGCGGCCTAGACAGCCAATTCATTAAATTGGAAGCGTCATTCCTTAAACAGAGTGCAAGTTAGCATTTTCATGGAACCCATGTTCCGTAAACATTTGTGGCCAACTGTTTACTTACTCACttatctctcttttctttttttcctgctttttgtttttcctgCCTCCCATTGAAAATATTAACTTTCGTGAGGGTAGTTTGCCATTGTAAATTCAAGAGGTGTCGATAAACAGGGGCCGTATTTTGCAGTGgttcatttcactttttttttttcttttgccctttCTTGCTCAACATTTATGAACGCTGGTGCCACCATATCTGCTTACAGCGACAAACATTTACGTTACGAGCAGGCTTTACCTGAGGGCTAAGTCTGATCacctatctaaatatatgtaaaacaaATAAACACTCTGATTAGACAGTGATGTAGCTGTGTGGAATTACATTTGCCTCACTTAAGACAGAAAACTGAATTCCATTCACTGTAGGAAGCAGAGTTGTGACCTGAGACCCTGTAGGTTTTAAAGAAATTGGAGAAAATTTAGACATATCAAAGAAAAACAGAAGCTTCAAGTTTTGCAAATTTGTAACTCTCCGTCGAAAACAAATAATGCAGTTCTCTTTTAAATTGCATCTGTTACAACATCTGAAATGGTCAAATTTGATGTGCAAGTTTACTGCTTGCGTGAAATTTTTGCAATTCTTACGAGGGTTTTTTGTAAATTACTGGCTTATATTAGAGTGGTGTATGATACAGCAATTTTGTCTGATCTAGGTGTCACAGTAGATGCAGTTAATGTAATTGTGATATTATGTTTTATTTCTGAGTTATCGAGGTGCAAGCTTCATGCTTCATTattgtatttttatttttattttctactttttccttttttttgcaatatCGAACAGTTTTTGTTCTAAAATTGATGACATAACTAAAATGTTACTGACCGCATTGAGTAGgttctaactttttcttttaaatgaaacaGACCTTATCAGATTCAGTGCAATGGCTGCTGAGCAAAACAATTTCTCAGTTCCCGTGTATTTAGGCAGGAGCTCATGATGTTATACATTTAACATTCTGGCTATGATCACTGCTCAGGTTTGACACGAAGACCAGCACAATTCATTTGATTATTATCAGCTAGATGCGCAGTATTAGCTACTTTGTTTCGGGAACATGGAGAAAATGCACCTGTAACTTACGGCGAATTCGAGTGGCGGAGTCGGCGCAGCTTTTCCTGCTCTTTTTCGAAAAAAGTGTGTTTTAACAAAAGATCGAGAGCACATTTCAATCCGCAATCGCTTTGTGGAGCAGCCTAGGCTGCTCCGCAATAACTGGTGCAGTGGGCCAGGACTGTGCATCGCATATTTCCTTTTTGCATGCATTCTTGTTCTTTCACTGTTCACCAAACTTGGTAAGCAGTCTTTCTTTACAACTCGTCATACTGCAGGAGCTGTCGATGCGTCATTTGACATTGATTCCACAGTTTAACTGAGAAAACACTTATGAACACACTTTTTTCAGCCAGCAGCATTGAGGAAGAAGCATCAAGGTCAGCTACCGTGCCGATGTCAATTGCGCTTGCTCAGTCGGGTCCCACGGAGTGTTGGCGTCACCTGTGAAGTGTTGGCTTCATTGTGATGCACTGGAGCCTGTTTTGACCGAATGATGGCACTTGGCAAAtagctgtgctaaaatagctGTAAATGGCGCGAGAACCACACCGAAAACTATGGCACAACCCTGGCTCTAATATTATGTAATGGAGCACAGAGAGATCTGCAGTAGACCTGAAGGCCAAGGCCTGACGTGTTACGACAAGGAAGTAGAATTGTTTGTAGTGCAGAATTGCAGTGTTTCTCTCATGCGCTATGGAATTGTGCATGTAATTCTGTTCTCGTTCATTTTCCAGGAGGGTGCAAGAAATGAGGATGAAGGGAACACGCGAGGCGGACATCGAACGGGTGGAGGCTGCACTGGTTCGTTCATGAAACTGCTGCTTCTTTTCTGAAGTTCGTTTTGCTGCCTGATGGTGATTTCCTCTGTACTAAGTTCAAAGCTACTCTTAAATTTTTCAGTGACTTTAAGAAAATTTGACATCCTCTTTTATGTTCAACTTCTTTTAGAAGCTCGTGGTGGCGCAGCCAGATTATTAACCAGTGGTTACGTTCACAGATACTGTATTTCATGAGGTACAAGGGTTTGCACATCTTCATTTGAATAATTTAGCCCCAAGTGCATGCAGGGAAGTGCATTTCCAACTTGGAATGAGGGAAGGGGAGGGTTCTGTTGTGATATGTTGTATTGATAAAGTTTCAAACATTATGCTTTTATTTGCATGGGTCATATGAGCAGACTCTTCCATGGATTGGCGATTGAGGGTGCAGCCATGGGCAGGGGcactgtaacgtaaagctattccaaacttttctattccaattctgcaatcggccCTCCGTGATTGGCCGAAAACTTTTTTGGACAACCCCCACTTAGCCTGATAGCTCGATAGCTCGATAGCTCCCCACCTGATATTacatgtgcacactgattatgcatgattggaccgaacaaaaggaaaagttatttctgattcgacgccttttcgcaattagccctcagctattggtcaaaagttttcagacTGCAGCCAattcatcgcgtcaaagtgatgtgtacgtgttaaagatgtattaatatgccgaacaaaactgaattttcttctgaatagccgcgggctgccccgttccgaaaggaataaaagatggttgccACCGATCGctaaggcactggctactcgcacctgcctgagagcatgggtttatttgcgtacaacaAAACCTTTTGCGTGGCCGCGTAGTGTttggagcactttcggcatgtttaccacctggctctgccaactcttctttgctgaggatccgttttagcggcattcttaaccttccgttgcatgccgccgcgattttcgaccagccaccgcaagctaagtaagggaaagctgaccaatcgcaaacgccggcactaccttcttcattcggttatcgattttcagtgcactggcgtggccccatcgaatccctctccacttgagcatacgcctcgcttcttgtcagccaattagataagacaagctgctcagtgtaagcaatgttattcgtttttaaagcaaacaaaagtgacttcttataaacgaggagagcgtttcattggcctTTAGACAACCCTTcgggtcaccgcctgatgcttgcatcggcggttacgcagatttgacgtcaggagattgtaacaaaaacatattggaatagttttacgttgtagggccCTAGTTTAGATGCTTCAGAGTGCAGCGCAAGAGACATTGAGTCACTTCGCACATGCAGTGGTAATTTATGTTCAAGCACTGTTCTTCATGACCTGCACATTTTGAAAAGTATAACCACCTCTCTGATGCTTGGACACAGGATCAACGTTAACTTTGAGATGTCCATGAAATGACTGGAACGGCTTTTGTGGTTTCTTTCTTTTACCTTGGGGCTGTACAGTCAAACTTTGATATAACCAACATGGATGTAACGAATTAGCGGATGTAATTAATTAAATACAAAAACTTTCTCACCAATATTAGTGTGTAGTGTAatatgcttataacgaatattggatataatgaaggtattttcatTTCGGATACGACTTCATCATGACGACGTTCAACTGTATCTTTTTCTCTTTGCAGGACAAGTACATATCAGAGTTGAACAACATATTTGCAAAAGTGGACGACAAGCGCAGGGTGAGTTGCGTTTATGCTTTGCATCACCACTGAAGGAATAACAAGATCGTCTGTTAGGTTGTGCACCACGCAGCAAACCGGATGGTGGCACTGACAATCGAGCAGTGTACTTTGCGAGTTTGTATAACACATAATTAAGAATCTGCAAGGCACATGGGTTTTACCAAACCCATAATGATCAGTGGATTAGGGGCTGCACTAGTAATGTTGCATACCTTGTTTGAATGCTTCCACATGCGAGGCACAGACCAACAtttttttagtgtgtgtgtgtgtgacacacaCGCACGACAATGCACCTGGACAGTGCGCGCGTGTGCTTTTCAGGCGCATTGTTTTGCTGTCCCGAATACTTTACAAAGTGCGGGGAGAATTAGCAAATTTTCGCTGCAATATGTAAGGTCCAAGGAACTCTGAACCTTACTCCGTGTAATTCTCTGTTGCTTTGCTATTACTATCAATTCTTccccttttgggtgaaactgcagTCTTATTCCTTCAGTGatggcggttttttttttttcttacgtagAACACTAAAACCTTCTTGTAGGCAGCCTCGCTTCTTACACTTCAGTTTCCAGCGCCTGAGTAGTAAAGCATTCATCATCTACGTTTGTTCCTTATCAGCCTGATAAATGTGTtaaactttttttctctttcgaaTGTTCCAACATTGGGAAAACAATCTGTTGATGTGCAGAAGCGAGACGTGCCAGACTACCTGTGCGGCAAGATCAGCTTTGAGATCATGCGCGAGCCCGTCATCACACCCAGCGGGATCACCTACGACCGCAGAGACATCGAGGAGCACCTACAGGTGACTCACTTTTGCTTCTGTCTGTTGCCAACAACAGCTTCTCTTTATCCCATGCTGTCTCGTGCAAGGTTTCTTTTGCACCAAGTTTTCCCTTACATCTTTTGTTCACAGTTCTAGTTGTCTAGTCTTCCATGGTGGCAGCGGAGAAAGAGAATTGCATTTTCAGTGAGGTGCCTTAAGGGCAGTGAAATTTTTACATAGCAGTAACGGCATTTCAAGTTTTAGTTTATCACTTTCAAGTGCAGTGGAACCTCGATAATACGATCTTGGCTAATACGAATTTCCAGATGATACAAATTTTTCTGTGGTGTCGGCCAAGCCCCATTTCGTTGCAACGTGCtagagaatggttgttacgaatcGATTTTCGACCCACATTGGTTTGTATGAATAAACGCCGCCCCACCGACAGccgcggaagagaacagcgcgcagtcaagcaatttctccctttctcttttcgTGCGGAGGTGCGGACGCGGTGCCGGACAGcacggaggccgcgactgggcacAAAGAGTTTGAAGCGatggcacttttgttgcttttgtgcttttcctccttttccatGTGCCGTCAAAcagagtggctgctgtgcttcgaGCCGCGTTCTTTGTGCTTGCGCCATTTTGCCTAGTCGCAGTGAGCTATGTCTCGCAAGCGGAAAGCGCTCTCCTTTAAAGAGAAATTAGACGTTCTTCGAAAGGTCGATGAGGATCCCAAGAGGAAGGGGACGAAGTTGGCCAACAAGGTAGGCCTCGCAACGCCAACGCTGAGCACAATTGTTGCACAGCGAGACTATCATGAAACACGTGTTTTCGTTCAAGGTCAAGGCGACGCAAATGTAGACCGCTCAGCTCATGAAGCTTGAGGAGACTCTCCTGACTTGGTTTAAAGAAGTAACAGCAGCTGGTGTAAATATTGACGGTAAAGTTTTGCGGGAGAAAGCCGACGAGTTTCCACTTGCTCTGCACATCAATAGATTCCAGGCCTCAGGTGGGTGGCTGCAGCGTTTTAAGACTGGGCATGGTCTCGTTTATAAAAGCGTTTGTGGCGAAGCGAAAAAAGCTGACGAGGCAGTTGTCAGCGACTCGCTAGTGAAGCTGCCATCA
This genomic window contains:
- the STUB1 gene encoding E3 ubiquitin-protein ligase CHIP; translated protein: MKDTMTAIELKDLGNKLFTARKYEDAISCYSKAIIKSPSTATYFTNRALCYLKLQQWELACQDCRRALDLDPSSVKGHFFLGQALQEMDNYDEAVKYLQRANDLAREQKLNFGDDIACQLRLARKRRWQLIEEKRLQQEIELQTYLNQLILLDKQKRVQEMRMKGTREADIERVEAALDKYISELNNIFAKVDDKRRKRDVPDYLCGKISFEIMREPVITPSGITYDRRDIEEHLQRVGHFDPVTRTPLTQDQLIPNLAMKEVVDGFLAENEWALDY